From the Manis javanica isolate MJ-LG chromosome 11, MJ_LKY, whole genome shotgun sequence genome, one window contains:
- the LOC140844161 gene encoding olfactory receptor 5W2-like, giving the protein MDRGNCSSVTEFIFLGITNNPGMKVTVFTIFLLIYLTNLITNLGMIIIIRMDSQLHTPMYFFLSHLSFCDLCYSTAIGPKMLVDIFAKNKSIPIIGCALQFLIVCMFADSECLLLAVMAFDRYKAISNPLLYTVNMSSRVCSLLTAAAYVVGMADALIHTTLTFRLCFCGSNEINHFFCDLPPLYLLSCSDTHVNELALFTFFGFIELSSISGVLVSYAYIILSVLKIHSAEGRLKAFSTCTSHLTAVAIFQGTMLFMYFRPSSAYSLDQDKMTSLFYTLVIPMLNPLIYSLRNKDVKEALEKLKTKRWF; this is encoded by the coding sequence ATGGATAGAGGTAACTGTTCCTCCGTGACTGAATTTATTTTCTTGGGAATTACCAATAACCCTGGGATGAAGGTGACTGTTTTTACCATATTTCTATTGATTTACCTCACTAATTTAATAACAAATCTTGGAATGATCATTATAATTAGAATGGATTCTCAGCTGCACACGCCGATGTACTTTTTCCTCAGTCACCTCTCCTTCTGTGACCTCTGCTATTCCACAGCAATAGGTCCCAAGATGCTGGTGGACATATTTGCCAAAAACAAATCAATTCCCATCATTGGTTGTGCTCTACAATTTCTGATTGTCTGTATGTTTGCAGATTCTGAGTGTCTGCTGCTGGCGGTGATGGCCTTTGATAGATACAAGGCCATTAGCAACCCCTTGCTCTATACGGTCAACATGTCGAGCAGAGTGTGCTCCCTGCTCACTGCTGCAGCTTACGTGGTGGGGATGGCGGATGCTCTGATACACACGACACTAACATTCCGCTTATGTTTCTGTGGGTCAAATGAGATTAACCATTTCTTCTGTGACTTACCTCCCCTTTACCTCCTTTCCTGCTCAGATACACACGTCAATGAGTTGGCATTATTTACCTTTTTTGGCTTCATTGAACTGAGCTCCATTTCAGGAGTTCTTGTCTCTTACGCTTACATAATCCTATCCGTCCTGAAGATCCACTCTGCTGAGGGGAGGCTCAAAGCTTTCTCCACCTGCACCTCCCACTTAACTGCTGTTGCAATTTTCCAGGGAACTATGCTGTTCATGTATTTCAGACCAAGCTCTGCCTACTCCCTAGATCAAGACAAAATGACCTCACTGTTTTACACCCTTGTGATTCCCATGCTTAACCCTCTGATTTACAGCCTGCGGAACAAGGATGTGAAGGAGGCCttggaaaaactgaaaactaaaaggTGGTTTTAA